From one Macaca nemestrina isolate mMacNem1 chromosome 5, mMacNem.hap1, whole genome shotgun sequence genomic stretch:
- the LOC105465639 gene encoding transcription factor 21 codes for MSTGSLSDVEDLQEVEMLECDGLKMDSNKEFVTSNESTEESSNCENGSPQKGRGGLGKRRKAPTKKSSLSGVSQEGKQVQRNAANARERARMRVLSKAFSRLKTTLPWVPPDTKLSKLDTLRLASSYIAHLRQILANDKYENGYIHPVNLTWPFLVAGKPESDLKEVVTASRLCGTTAS; via the exons ATGTCCACCGGCTCCCTCAGCGATGTGGAGGACCTTCAAGAGGTGGAGATGTTGGAATGTGACGGGCTGAAAATGGACTCGAACAAGGAATTTGTGACTTCCAACGAGAGCACCGAGGAGAGCTCCAACTGTGAGAATGGGTCTCCCCAGAAGGGCCGCGGCGGCCTGGGCAAGAGGAGGAAGGCGCCCACCAAGAAGAGCTCCCTGAGCGGGGTCAGCCAGGAGGGGAAGCAGGTCCAGCGCAACGCCGCCAACGCGCGAGAGCGGGCCCGCATGCGAGTGCTGAGCAAGGCCTTCTCCAGACTCAAGACCACCCTGCCCTGGGTGCCCCCGGACACCAAGCTCTCCAAGCTGGACACGCTCAGGCTGGCGTCCAGCTACATCGCCCACTTGAGGCAGATCCTGGCTAACGACAAATACGAGAACGGGTACATTCACCCCGTCAATCTG ACGTGGCCCTTCTTGGTGGCCGGGAAACCCGAGAGTGACCTGAAAGAAGTGGTGACAGCGAGCCGCTTATGTGGAACCACGGCGTCCTGA